TATTCCTTGACAAAGGGCAGAAGACAAAGGACAAAGGACTATTGTTGAATAATCCCCACAACCCAACCGGAAAGATATTTTCACGGGACTCTATTTTGCCCTACCTAGAGCAATTTGCTTTGGTTGTGGTGGATGAAGCATTTATGGATTTTGTACCGCCTAATGAGGAACAAAGCCTAATTCCGGTGGTGCAGGAATATACAAATTTAGTAATATTGCGATCGCTAACCAAATTTTACAGTCTCCCAGGATTGCGATTAGGATATGCGATCGCACACCCCGACTGCCTAGCCAAATGGCAGCTATGGCGTGACCCTTGGCCCGTAAACACCCTAGCGGCGGCAGCGGCAATTGCAGCCCTCCAGGATGCAGAGTTTCAGCAGCAAACCTGGGCATGGCTACCACCTGCACGAAACCAACTCTTTCAAAGTTTGGCTGAAATACCGGGATTGCAACCCCAAGTAAGTGCTGCTAACTTTTTACTGGTTGAGTCTCAAGAGTCGACTTCGCAGTTACAGCACCAATTACTCAAGTATCACCAGATTTTAATCCGTGATTGCCTTAGTTTTAAAGAATTAGGCGATCGCTTTTTCCGGGTTGCTGTACGTGAAGAGTCCGATAACCAACGCTTACTAACAGCGCTAAACTCAGTGTTGAGTGGGAAGTAGGGGAGGCAGGGGGAGCAGGGGAGCAGGGAGAAAGGGAGGCAGGGGAAGAAGGACTATTGATTATTACCCAATTCCCAATTCCCAATTCCCCATGCCCCATGCCAAATGACAAATGACAAATGACAAATGACAATTGACTACGATGTTGTAATTATTGGCGGCAGTCTTGCTGGATACTACGCTGCTCTTGCTGCAACCCAACTACGTGCTACGGTTGCCTTGGTGGAACCTAAAGTAGACTATGGGTTTACTCATCACCATGCTCTTACCGAAATCGGTAAACTGGCGCAGAAGTTGAATGATGCCGCTAGTTTTGGTATTCATGCCACAAAGACTGATATTTCAGAAGACTGCCACATATCTATGGCATGGCAAGAAGCGATGCTGTATGCTCAATGCGTCGCCGCAAATCTCAAAGAACAGCATTCTCCCGCCATCCTAGCCGCGCTGGGGGTAGATGTGATTGTTGGCAGTGGTCAATTTCAATCTTCGCCCCAACTGGCTTTTGCCGTTAACAATCGCCTACTACACGCCCGTACTTATTTACTAGCCAGTGGTTCGCGTCCAGAAATTCCAGAGATTGAGGGATTGCAAAGCACTGGCTATCTAACTCTTTCTAATATTTGGCAATCTTTACAGGGAGAAACATTACCCAAAAATTGGGTAATTATCGGTGGAATTCCTCAAAGCATCGAAATCGCTCAAACTTTAGCGCGGTTTGGTTGCAGTGTGACGCTAGTAGTCAAGCATCCTTATGCTCTCTCCCATATTGACCATGAAATAGCCATATTGCTTCAAGCACAGTTGGAAGTCGAAGGTGTGCGCGTCCTCACCGATAAACAGGTAACTCAGGTGAGGCTAATTGAGGCTAAAAAGTGGATTCAAGCAGGAGATAAAGCCATTGAAACTGATGAAATTTTAGTGGCGACTGGACAACAGCCGAATATTGAATCCCTAAATTTGGCAATGGTAGGCGTGAAATGGCATCGGCGTAGTTTAGTAGTTAATGATAAACTACAAACCACTAACCACCGCATTTACGCTTGTGGTGATGTAATTGGTGGTTACGACTTTGCCAATATCGCTAATTATGAAGCAAAAATTGCCTTAAACAATGCACTCTTTTTCCCTAGATTACGAGTAAATTATCGCTCCATTCCTTGGGCAATGTTTTCTGTGCCGATGGTGGCGCAAGTGGGTTTGACAGAGGCACAGGCAAAACGTCTATTTAGTCGAGATGAAGTTTTAGTTTTGCGTCAATATTTTAAAACAGTGGCAGCAGCGCAACTTCGGGACGAAACCACTGGTATGTGTAAATTAATTGTGCTACATAATGGCGAAATTTTGGGAGCTTCGATATTAGGGGCAGAAGCTGGAGAATTGATTAATTTGATTGCCTTAGCAATGTCCCAAAAAATTAAAGTCAAAGATTTAGCAAATCTATCTCCTGTCTATCCCAGTTTCTCAGAAATTTTGGAACAAGCTGCAAGAGAATGGAGTAAACAGAAGTTAAATAGCGATATTGCTTGGCAAGAGTTTTTAGAAGGTTTCTTCCATTTCCGCCGCAATTGGAATTTATGAGTACAAAGTGGCGCTGTCAAGGTGAGTTTTGTATTCATTACTAGCTCTGAACTCAGAAGTTGAGCCTCTGAACTCGGAAGTTGAGCCTTTGAACTCGGAAGTTGCACCTCTGAACTCGGAAGTTGAGCCTTTGAACTCGGAAGTTGCACCTCTGAACTCGGAAGTTGAGCCTTTGAACTCGGAAGTTGCACCTCTGAACTCGGAAGTTGCACCTCTGAACTCGGAAGTTGAGCCTTTGAACTCGGAAGTTGAGCCTTTGAACTCGGAAGTTGCACCTTTGAACTCGGAAGTTGCACCTTTAGACTCGGAAGTTGCACCTTTAGACTCGGAATTTTGAAATTCTAAAAGAACAAGTGAAGATTTTGTTTTATTACCCACACTACGCCAGCCGTGACTAAAGGCACACTGAGGTTATCTGTGCCGTGGGGTGAGACTGCCTCTGCTAAGGTGGCGAAAGTAGCAGCTACCACCGCCGTCAACAATGCCAACCCAAAACTTAGAGGCGTTCCTAGGGGACTCAGTGATGAACCAGGTAGCAGCAACAGCACTAAGAAAATCACTACCGTACTCGCCACAAACATTGCTGCCGAACCTTCCCAGGAACGCACTGAATTTCCTACTTGGTATTTATGCTGCCCGAAGCGTCTACCGATTAATGCTGCTAGTGCATCACCCCAGGTCATCGCCATTATCCCAGCAACAGCGATCGCAACGCTATCTACTGGCCCGTCTGGTCGCCACAGTAGCCCGAAAAGCAATGTCACTGAGATAGCGAAATAAACTGTACCAGGTGAGCTATCCTGAGTATCCATTGCGCCGATGAATCGGTAGCGGTAGAACAGGTAGTTAAGTCCTATAAAGGTGGCAAAAGGTATAATTCCGATTTCCCAGCGATTAAACAATAGCAGGACACCGAAAACCCACATCCCTGCACCAATATGGATCGCTTTGCGGGTCAAATCCGGCTTTACACCAAACAGCCTACGCAGTCCCTCGCCAATCACAAGTAAACTAATCGCGTAAATATAAGAAATTGCTAGCCCGATAAAGTCATTTGTCATTTGTCATGGCTCAAGAATCAATAGTTCTTCTTCCTCTGCTCCCCTGCCTCCCCTGCCCCCTGCTCCCTCACTTAGTGCGATCGCTATTTCGTCTCAGATTCTTTTCTAGTAACGAAACGCTACCAATACCTTGAAGAATACCACGACCGATTAAACCTAAACCACGACCAATTATTTGGGTAAGGATGAAGACTATACCACTACCTAAAAAAGATAATAATGATTTTAAACGCGGTGCGATCGCATCACTAAATTCTAAAAGTAAAGTTACTATTAAAGGAATATTAGAAAGTCTTGCTAACTCCTGATTTCGAGGAGCATAAACTGAAGTTTTGGCAATACCACGAGGAGCAATAACAAATAGATCGTAGCGACTTTCAAAAACTGCTTTCGGCTCCTCTATATAATTAATTAGACGATACTTCCACGATAAATCATTTCTAAAACGTTCAATTTCTCTAGTGGAAATAAATTGTCTGCCATATAAGTTTTGCTTCATGATTTCCACATCTGCTAAAGAATTTAACAGTGGTTGCACAACTCCATTCGCTACCTGAATCAACAAGTTCTCTAAA
The Nostoc punctiforme PCC 73102 genome window above contains:
- the cobD gene encoding threonine-phosphate decarboxylase CobD encodes the protein MRQPAHGGNLAWAAALAGCPPDAILDFSASISPLGPPNSAIAAILSQLGNLKHYPDPNYSELRLALSHFHQLPPEWILPGNGSAELLTLIGRELAQLAATTLITPAFGDYYRTLAAYNANVLECPLSLVTGHWSLFLDKGQKTKDKGLLLNNPHNPTGKIFSRDSILPYLEQFALVVVDEAFMDFVPPNEEQSLIPVVQEYTNLVILRSLTKFYSLPGLRLGYAIAHPDCLAKWQLWRDPWPVNTLAAAAAIAALQDAEFQQQTWAWLPPARNQLFQSLAEIPGLQPQVSAANFLLVESQESTSQLQHQLLKYHQILIRDCLSFKELGDRFFRVAVREESDNQRLLTALNSVLSGK
- a CDS encoding dihydrolipoyl dehydrogenase family protein produces the protein MTIDYDVVIIGGSLAGYYAALAATQLRATVALVEPKVDYGFTHHHALTEIGKLAQKLNDAASFGIHATKTDISEDCHISMAWQEAMLYAQCVAANLKEQHSPAILAALGVDVIVGSGQFQSSPQLAFAVNNRLLHARTYLLASGSRPEIPEIEGLQSTGYLTLSNIWQSLQGETLPKNWVIIGGIPQSIEIAQTLARFGCSVTLVVKHPYALSHIDHEIAILLQAQLEVEGVRVLTDKQVTQVRLIEAKKWIQAGDKAIETDEILVATGQQPNIESLNLAMVGVKWHRRSLVVNDKLQTTNHRIYACGDVIGGYDFANIANYEAKIALNNALFFPRLRVNYRSIPWAMFSVPMVAQVGLTEAQAKRLFSRDEVLVLRQYFKTVAAAQLRDETTGMCKLIVLHNGEILGASILGAEAGELINLIALAMSQKIKVKDLANLSPVYPSFSEILEQAAREWSKQKLNSDIAWQEFLEGFFHFRRNWNL
- a CDS encoding diacylglycerol/polyprenol kinase family protein; the encoded protein is MTNDFIGLAISYIYAISLLVIGEGLRRLFGVKPDLTRKAIHIGAGMWVFGVLLLFNRWEIGIIPFATFIGLNYLFYRYRFIGAMDTQDSSPGTVYFAISVTLLFGLLWRPDGPVDSVAIAVAGIMAMTWGDALAALIGRRFGQHKYQVGNSVRSWEGSAAMFVASTVVIFLVLLLLPGSSLSPLGTPLSFGLALLTAVVAATFATLAEAVSPHGTDNLSVPLVTAGVVWVIKQNLHLFF